A single Thermaerobacter sp. FW80 DNA region contains:
- the fliF gene encoding flagellar basal-body MS-ring/collar protein FliF, translating to MPVTQLRQLPQQFLGWFRQLRPAARWTVVAAAGLALAGLLALALAGRGQPRWEPLFTRLDPSDAAAIVGQLEEQGVPYQLAEGGRAVLVPATEVDRLRLELAAQGLPREGTVGLELMERMPMGATEFERQVQYLRGLQGELARTIGRLEGVEAARVHLVLPDDTPFVAERRPPSAAVLVQLKPGADLGPEQVRSIMHLVASAVEGLKPEDVTVVDATGRLLSAEVGAAEGTDTARADDRLEVERQFEADLQHRLQTLLEQVLGPGNVVARVNAELNFDQQVIERHLFEPPADGGEGLLRSIQELEETFTGQGVPGGVPGDANIPTYPQLVGGEGEYQRTERTANYEVNEVIDRLQVAPGAVRRLSVAVVVNGQLTPERQAALRQVVAAAIGSDPQRQDQVEVVGMPFDTTVADRLQQSLEAERQAREAARRWALWAGAGLLAALAVAALVVAWRRRAVRRAREEAEDLVEGAGTAVPGQDGLPFHGLPAARAGGADGVPAWADGRTADAAVYEQVSELVKNQPEHVAQVIRSWLAERSAN from the coding sequence ATGCCGGTGACGCAACTGCGGCAGCTTCCCCAACAGTTCCTGGGCTGGTTCCGGCAGCTGCGGCCCGCGGCTCGTTGGACCGTGGTGGCGGCGGCGGGGTTGGCGCTGGCGGGCCTGCTGGCGCTGGCCCTGGCGGGCCGCGGTCAACCGCGATGGGAGCCGCTCTTCACCCGGCTCGATCCCTCCGACGCGGCCGCCATCGTCGGCCAGCTGGAGGAGCAGGGGGTGCCCTACCAGCTCGCGGAGGGCGGCCGGGCCGTGCTGGTGCCCGCCACCGAGGTGGACCGGCTGCGCCTGGAGCTGGCCGCCCAGGGCCTGCCGCGTGAGGGCACGGTGGGCCTGGAGTTGATGGAGCGGATGCCCATGGGGGCCACGGAGTTCGAGCGGCAGGTGCAGTACCTGCGGGGCCTCCAGGGCGAGCTGGCGCGGACCATCGGCCGGCTGGAGGGCGTCGAGGCCGCGCGGGTCCACCTGGTCCTGCCGGACGACACCCCCTTCGTCGCCGAGCGTCGGCCGCCCAGCGCCGCGGTCCTGGTGCAGCTCAAGCCCGGCGCCGACCTCGGGCCCGAGCAGGTGCGCTCCATCATGCACCTGGTGGCCTCGGCGGTGGAGGGCTTGAAGCCCGAGGACGTGACCGTCGTCGACGCGACCGGCCGCCTGCTCTCGGCCGAGGTCGGTGCGGCGGAGGGAACCGACACCGCCCGCGCCGACGACCGCCTGGAGGTCGAGCGCCAGTTCGAGGCGGACCTGCAACACCGGCTCCAGACCCTGCTGGAACAGGTGCTGGGACCGGGCAACGTGGTGGCCCGGGTGAACGCCGAGCTGAACTTCGACCAGCAGGTGATCGAGCGGCACCTGTTCGAGCCGCCGGCCGACGGCGGCGAGGGCCTGCTGCGGTCCATCCAGGAACTGGAGGAGACCTTCACCGGGCAGGGGGTCCCGGGCGGCGTGCCCGGCGACGCCAACATCCCCACCTATCCCCAGCTGGTCGGGGGCGAGGGCGAGTATCAGCGCACGGAGCGGACGGCCAACTACGAGGTCAACGAGGTGATCGACCGGCTCCAGGTGGCGCCGGGGGCGGTGCGGCGCCTCTCGGTGGCGGTGGTGGTCAACGGGCAGCTGACGCCGGAGCGGCAGGCCGCCCTCCGGCAGGTGGTGGCGGCCGCCATCGGCAGCGACCCGCAGCGGCAGGACCAGGTGGAGGTCGTCGGGATGCCCTTCGACACGACGGTGGCCGACCGGCTGCAGCAGTCGCTGGAGGCGGAGCGGCAGGCCCGCGAGGCGGCGCGACGGTGGGCCCTCTGGGCGGGCGCCGGCCTGTTGGCGGCCCTGGCGGTGGCGGCCCTGGTCGTGGCCTGGCGCCGGCGGGCCGTCCGCCGCGCCCGCGAGGAGGCCGAGGACCTGGTGGAGGGGGCCGGCACGGCGGTCCCCGGACAGGACGGGCTGCCGTTCCACGGGTTGCCGGCGGCGCGGGCCGGCGGCGCCGATGGGGTCCCGGCCTGGGCCGACGGGCGCACGGCGGACGCCGCGGTCTACGAGCAGGTCAGCGAGCTGGTGAAGAACCAGCCGGAGCACGTCGCCCAGGTGATCCGCAGCTGGCTGGCGGAGCGGTCGGCCAATTAG
- a CDS encoding flagellar hook-basal body complex protein gives MMRSLYAAISGLQNHQLRMDVIGNNIANVNTVGFKASRVTFKELFSQTLRGAAAPTPPVRGGTNPIQIGLGTTLSGIDVVHQPGNPQVTGVNTDLAIQGDGFFVLRDATGAEVYTRAGDFRLDAQGYLVSGDGLLVLGWQADDGVLPDPDPTAAGPIRVLDPDADPATEPENVVVSFSIDTAGVITGTFADGSTRPIAQIALATFANPSGLLRDGHLYRQSNNSGVPDVGAPGTGGRGTVQAGALEMSNVDLSREFVDMIVTQRGFQANSRVITTSDEMLQELVNLKR, from the coding sequence ATGATGCGCTCGCTGTACGCCGCCATCTCGGGGCTGCAGAACCACCAGCTCCGGATGGACGTCATCGGCAACAACATCGCCAACGTGAACACCGTGGGCTTCAAGGCCTCCCGCGTGACCTTCAAGGAGCTCTTCAGCCAGACCTTGCGCGGGGCGGCGGCCCCCACCCCTCCCGTGCGCGGCGGGACCAACCCGATCCAGATCGGGCTGGGCACCACCCTGAGCGGCATCGACGTGGTGCACCAGCCGGGCAACCCGCAGGTCACGGGGGTCAACACCGACCTGGCCATCCAGGGGGACGGGTTCTTCGTCCTCCGGGATGCCACCGGCGCCGAGGTCTACACCCGGGCGGGCGACTTCCGCCTGGACGCCCAGGGGTACCTGGTCAGCGGCGACGGCCTCTTGGTGCTGGGGTGGCAGGCCGATGACGGCGTCCTCCCAGATCCGGATCCCACGGCTGCCGGTCCCATCCGGGTCCTCGACCCCGATGCGGACCCCGCGACGGAGCCCGAGAACGTCGTGGTCTCCTTCAGCATCGACACCGCGGGCGTCATCACCGGCACCTTCGCCGACGGCAGCACCCGACCCATCGCCCAGATCGCCCTGGCCACCTTCGCCAACCCCAGCGGCCTGCTGCGCGACGGTCACCTCTACCGCCAGTCCAACAACTCGGGGGTGCCCGACGTGGGGGCACCAGGCACCGGCGGCCGGGGCACCGTCCAGGCGGGGGCCCTGGAGATGTCCAACGTCGACCTCTCCCGGGAGTTCGTCGACATGATCGTCACCCAGCGCGGCTTCCAGGCCAACTCGCGGGTGATCACCACCTCCGACGAGATGCTGCAGGAGCTGGTCAACCTCAAGCGGTGA
- the flgC gene encoding flagellar basal body rod protein FlgC has product MGGGLFGTLAIAASGMTAQRLRLDLIASNLANVDTTRAPGGGPYRRLVPVFQERVRPFAEVLRERVAAGPLARGAAGVAPRGTGGTGPWGGGLGPAGVQVAAVVADPSPPRLVFDPGHPDAGPDGYVAYPNVDPLMEMVNLLAATRAYEANVAVFSAARTLALRALELGRG; this is encoded by the coding sequence ATGGGCGGCGGCCTCTTCGGCACCCTCGCCATCGCGGCTAGCGGCATGACGGCCCAGCGGCTGCGGCTGGACCTGATCGCCAGCAACCTGGCCAACGTGGACACCACCCGGGCCCCCGGCGGCGGGCCGTACCGGCGCCTGGTGCCGGTCTTCCAGGAGCGGGTGCGGCCCTTCGCCGAGGTGCTGCGGGAGCGGGTCGCGGCCGGCCCCCTGGCCCGGGGCGCCGCCGGCGTCGCGCCGCGGGGGACGGGAGGAACCGGCCCGTGGGGCGGCGGCCTCGGCCCGGCGGGCGTGCAGGTGGCGGCGGTGGTCGCCGATCCCTCCCCGCCGCGGCTGGTGTTCGACCCGGGGCATCCCGACGCCGGGCCCGACGGGTACGTCGCCTACCCCAACGTGGATCCGCTGATGGAGATGGTGAATTTACTGGCGGCCACCCGGGCCTACGAAGCGAACGTGGCCGTCTTCAGCGCGGCTCGCACCCTGGCCCTGCGGGCCCTGGAGCTGGGCCGGGGCTAG
- the flgB gene encoding flagellar basal body rod protein FlgB — MWGAIDDRLAAALEVLALRQRLLAQNVANAETPGYKRYDVDFDRALALALEASGRGAGRADGLQAAGRGPLPLAATHPAHQPGRGPAGAVWQAVYRETGTALRNDGNNVDLDAEMARLAETGLHYQALIRQLSDRIALLRTVIAEGRR; from the coding sequence ATGTGGGGCGCCATCGACGACCGGCTGGCGGCGGCGCTGGAGGTGCTGGCCCTCCGTCAGCGGCTGCTGGCCCAGAACGTGGCCAATGCCGAGACCCCTGGCTACAAGCGCTACGACGTGGATTTCGACCGGGCGCTGGCGCTGGCCTTGGAGGCGTCGGGGAGGGGCGCCGGCAGGGCGGACGGCTTGCAGGCGGCGGGCCGAGGCCCGTTGCCCCTGGCCGCCACCCACCCCGCGCACCAGCCGGGCCGGGGACCCGCCGGCGCGGTCTGGCAGGCGGTGTACCGCGAGACGGGGACGGCCCTGCGCAACGACGGCAACAACGTCGACCTCGACGCCGAGATGGCGCGCCTCGCGGAGACCGGTCTGCACTACCAGGCGCTGATCCGGCAGCTCTCCGATCGCATCGCCTTGTTGCGCACGGTCATCGCCGAGGGGAGGCGGTAG
- the fliL gene encoding flagellar basal body-associated protein FliL: MRGRIRTALVVVVAAAVAAAGTWWAMARQGAAKPAEPAPVDVSLEPFTTNLRDGRVVQVTLVLRVAGPEAADELEHGRMADVRHQVYRVLRGMTAADLAGTAGMDRLRQAVWHALADPADGAVPGHGQAPASDGTSAAASPAGGRGAAAAGSPGAEAGAAAGPGAGVGGLGLPIREVLITDLIVQ; the protein is encoded by the coding sequence GTGAGAGGCAGGATCAGGACGGCGCTGGTGGTCGTCGTCGCCGCCGCCGTGGCGGCGGCGGGGACGTGGTGGGCCATGGCCCGGCAGGGCGCGGCGAAGCCCGCGGAGCCCGCCCCCGTGGACGTCTCCCTGGAGCCCTTCACCACCAATCTGCGGGACGGGCGGGTGGTCCAGGTGACCCTGGTGCTCCGCGTGGCCGGACCGGAGGCGGCGGACGAGCTGGAGCACGGCCGGATGGCCGACGTCCGGCACCAGGTGTATCGGGTCCTGCGGGGGATGACCGCCGCCGACCTGGCGGGGACGGCCGGCATGGACCGCCTGCGGCAGGCCGTCTGGCACGCCCTGGCGGATCCGGCGGACGGGGCCGTGCCCGGCCACGGTCAGGCCCCGGCGTCCGACGGGACGTCGGCCGCGGCGTCCCCTGCCGGCGGCCGTGGGGCGGCCGCGGCCGGATCCCCGGGGGCCGAGGCCGGGGCGGCGGCCGGCCCGGGCGCCGGCGTGGGAGGGCTGGGCCTGCCGATCCGTGAGGTCCTGATCACCGATCTCATCGTCCAGTGA
- a CDS encoding flagellar FlbD family protein, whose product MVRVTRLDGRELVVNAELIELLEATPDTVITLSTGRRLVVRESVAEVVRRVVAYRRRVAVGGGRFVAAARLRRAGSGLGGAGRRGGAEGANGPPSPEPVEGSPLAPKAARGPGGAERCTRGCEDGDGA is encoded by the coding sequence GTGGTCCGGGTGACCCGTCTCGACGGACGGGAGCTGGTGGTCAACGCCGAGCTCATCGAGCTCTTGGAGGCGACGCCCGACACCGTCATCACCCTGTCCACCGGCCGGCGGCTGGTGGTGCGGGAGTCGGTGGCGGAGGTGGTGCGGCGGGTGGTCGCGTATCGCCGGCGGGTGGCCGTCGGCGGGGGACGGTTCGTGGCCGCCGCCCGTCTCCGCCGGGCGGGGTCGGGGCTCGGCGGGGCGGGGCGCCGTGGCGGCGCGGAGGGTGCCAACGGCCCGCCATCCCCCGAGCCGGTGGAGGGTTCCCCGCTCGCGCCGAAGGCGGCCCGGGGCCCGGGCGGGGCGGAGCGGTGCACCCGTGGGTGCGAGGACGGTGACGGTGCGTGA
- a CDS encoding flagellar hook-length control protein FliK: MAPAPAGTHPAEAAQDAAGFLRSGGDGPSAAAPTGGVPSLAPGADAGGMPGPGAAVDAGRWAQAVARWIEGLEWHRSGERQVLRLHLTPAHLGPLHVEVAGDAGGLAARITVFNPDALVLVNRHADELRQALAARGYPLASLDVGLGAAGDEAGRTGAGRTGGQGGWHQDGVPSIGRADPLIGASARRALPREALGGVAGSVRLDVRI, encoded by the coding sequence GTGGCGCCGGCGCCGGCCGGCACCCACCCGGCGGAGGCCGCGCAGGACGCGGCCGGGTTCCTCCGATCGGGGGGCGACGGTCCCTCCGCGGCCGCCCCGACCGGCGGGGTCCCGAGCCTGGCGCCCGGCGCGGACGCGGGGGGGATGCCGGGCCCCGGTGCCGCCGTCGACGCCGGCCGGTGGGCGCAGGCCGTGGCCCGCTGGATCGAGGGGCTGGAGTGGCACCGGAGCGGGGAGCGGCAGGTGCTCCGACTCCACCTGACGCCCGCCCACCTGGGGCCGCTGCACGTGGAGGTGGCCGGCGACGCCGGCGGGCTGGCCGCCCGCATCACCGTCTTCAACCCCGACGCCCTGGTGCTGGTCAACCGGCATGCGGACGAGCTGCGGCAGGCCTTGGCGGCCCGCGGCTACCCGCTGGCCAGCCTGGACGTGGGCCTCGGCGCGGCGGGTGACGAGGCGGGGCGGACCGGCGCGGGAAGGACGGGTGGCCAGGGCGGATGGCACCAGGACGGCGTGCCGTCGATCGGCCGGGCGGACCCCCTCATCGGGGCGAGCGCCCGCCGGGCGCTCCCCCGCGAAGCGCTGGGCGGCGTCGCCGGATCCGTCCGCCTGGACGTGCGGATCTGA
- a CDS encoding FliI/YscN family ATPase, with protein MLDWGRLQALVAASEPRPSQGWVEEVVGLAVEARGPVSSLGELCWIHRQGLSPVPAEVVGFRGPRTLLMPLGDARAIRPGNRVEATGRGFVVGVGEGLLGRVLDGLGRPLDGLGPVAAEAWYPAEADPPPPLSRRPIREPLPVGVRAIDALLTCGRGQRVGIFAGSGVGKSTLLAMMTRHTAADVVVVALIGERNREVRDFVDHHLAGARRRTVVVAATADRPALVRIKAAQVATAIAEFFRDRGRHVLLVMDSVTRYAMALREVGLAVGEPPATRGYPPSVFAALPRLLERAGTGPRGSITGFYTVLVDGDDFTEPIADAVRGTLDGHIVLSRQLAEEGQFPAVDVLASVSRLMPELVEPAHWAAAQRLRRWLGAYREARDLVEIGAYQRGSNPDVDRALERMAAIRAFLSQGRDEASDFPEAVARLHQVAGGAPEGEDEARADPRARATA; from the coding sequence CTGCTGGACTGGGGGCGGCTCCAGGCCCTGGTGGCCGCCAGCGAGCCGCGGCCGTCCCAGGGGTGGGTGGAAGAGGTGGTGGGCCTGGCGGTGGAGGCGCGGGGACCGGTGAGCTCCCTGGGCGAGCTCTGCTGGATCCACCGGCAGGGGTTGTCGCCGGTGCCCGCCGAGGTGGTGGGGTTCCGGGGTCCCCGGACCCTGCTGATGCCCCTGGGCGACGCCCGCGCCATCCGGCCGGGCAACCGGGTCGAGGCCACGGGGCGCGGCTTCGTGGTGGGCGTCGGCGAGGGGCTGCTGGGGCGGGTGCTGGACGGGTTGGGCCGCCCGTTGGACGGCCTGGGGCCGGTGGCCGCCGAGGCGTGGTATCCCGCCGAGGCCGATCCGCCGCCGCCCCTGAGTCGGCGCCCCATTCGGGAGCCGCTCCCGGTGGGCGTGCGGGCCATCGACGCCCTGCTCACCTGCGGGCGCGGCCAGCGGGTGGGCATCTTCGCCGGCAGCGGCGTCGGCAAGAGCACGCTGCTGGCGATGATGACCCGCCACACCGCCGCCGACGTGGTGGTGGTCGCCCTGATCGGGGAGCGCAACCGCGAGGTGCGGGACTTCGTCGACCACCACCTGGCCGGCGCCCGCCGGCGCACGGTGGTGGTGGCGGCCACCGCCGACCGGCCCGCGCTGGTGCGGATCAAGGCGGCCCAGGTGGCCACCGCCATCGCCGAGTTCTTCCGCGACCGAGGCCGCCACGTGCTGCTGGTGATGGACTCCGTCACGCGGTACGCCATGGCGCTGCGGGAGGTGGGCCTGGCGGTGGGCGAGCCGCCGGCGACCCGCGGCTACCCGCCGTCGGTGTTCGCCGCCCTGCCGCGCCTGTTGGAGCGGGCCGGCACGGGGCCGCGCGGCAGCATCACCGGCTTCTACACCGTGCTGGTGGACGGCGACGACTTCACCGAGCCCATCGCCGACGCCGTGCGCGGCACCTTGGACGGCCACATCGTGCTCTCGCGCCAGCTGGCCGAGGAGGGGCAGTTCCCGGCGGTGGACGTGCTGGCCAGCGTCAGCCGGCTGATGCCGGAGCTGGTCGAACCGGCCCACTGGGCCGCCGCCCAGCGCCTGCGGCGATGGCTCGGCGCCTACCGCGAGGCCCGCGATCTGGTGGAGATCGGCGCCTACCAGCGGGGCAGCAACCCCGACGTCGACCGGGCCCTGGAGCGCATGGCGGCCATCCGCGCCTTCCTGAGCCAGGGGCGCGACGAGGCGTCAGACTTCCCAGAGGCGGTGGCGCGGCTGCACCAGGTGGCGGGCGGTGCACCCGAGGGCGAGGACGAGGCGAGGGCCGACCCGCGGGCACGGGCGACGGCGTGA
- the fliG gene encoding flagellar motor switch protein FliG encodes MPPRRKAAILMISLGPELAARVFRYLREDEIEQLTLEIANTDRVSPEQRQAVLEECRDLALAHAYVAQGGIDYARQLLVQALGHQRAAEVLNRLTATLQVRPFEFVRRADPMQILNFIQQEHPQTIALILAYLHPEQAAVVLSGLPPERRADVARRLALMERTSPELIREVERVLERKLSSVLGDEGTAAGGLQAVVQVLNNVDRGTERSIMEVLEVTDPELAEEIKKRMFVFEDIVLLDDRSLQRVLREVDLNEDLPLALKAVSEEVKQKIFRNLSQRAVEILQENLSYLGPVRLRDVEEAQQKIVNIIRRLEEEGEIVIARGGQDEVVV; translated from the coding sequence ATCCCGCCTCGCCGCAAGGCGGCGATCCTGATGATCTCCCTGGGGCCGGAGCTGGCCGCCCGCGTGTTCCGGTACCTGCGGGAAGACGAGATCGAGCAGCTGACCCTGGAGATCGCCAACACGGACCGGGTCTCGCCGGAGCAGCGGCAGGCGGTGCTGGAGGAGTGCCGTGACCTCGCCCTGGCCCACGCCTACGTCGCCCAGGGCGGCATCGACTACGCCCGCCAGCTCCTGGTGCAGGCGCTGGGCCACCAGCGGGCGGCGGAGGTGCTCAACCGGCTGACCGCCACGCTCCAGGTGCGCCCCTTCGAGTTCGTGCGGCGCGCCGACCCGATGCAGATCCTCAACTTCATCCAGCAGGAGCACCCGCAGACCATCGCCCTGATCCTCGCCTACCTGCACCCCGAGCAGGCGGCCGTGGTCTTGAGCGGCCTGCCGCCGGAGCGCCGGGCCGACGTGGCGCGCCGCCTGGCCCTGATGGAGCGCACCTCGCCCGAGCTGATCCGCGAGGTGGAGCGGGTGCTGGAGCGCAAGCTCTCGTCGGTCCTGGGGGACGAGGGCACCGCCGCCGGCGGGCTGCAGGCGGTGGTCCAGGTGCTCAACAACGTGGACCGCGGCACCGAGCGGAGCATCATGGAGGTCCTGGAGGTCACCGATCCCGAGCTGGCCGAGGAGATCAAGAAGCGCATGTTCGTCTTCGAGGACATCGTCCTCCTGGACGACCGCTCGCTCCAGCGGGTGCTGCGTGAGGTGGACCTCAACGAGGACCTGCCGCTGGCCCTCAAGGCCGTCAGCGAGGAGGTCAAGCAGAAGATCTTCCGCAACCTGTCGCAGCGGGCCGTGGAGATCCTCCAGGAGAACCTGTCCTATCTCGGGCCCGTGCGCCTCCGCGACGTGGAAGAGGCCCAGCAGAAGATCGTCAACATCATCCGGCGCCTGGAGGAAGAGGGCGAGATCGTCATCGCGCGGGGTGGCCAGGATGAGGTCGTGGTCTGA
- a CDS encoding FliH/SctL family protein has protein sequence MPAGDGARARRRARRWLERARRAATAHLERARREADDLRRRAWQEGFARGEAEGRARWEAAQRRLEEQVASQRRELEARYRRLLAASAEPLLELALAIARRVAGQQLAADPTALRAQVEEALARLGAEGARVLLHPESLAQLEGTAPLAPGVELVGDLTLAPGDFRVESPRGQVDGRVAAQVDRLGRVLREQGLGAVPPVEGDGLTGPGAGGEAQEPGSGAASPHEAAAPGGGPGPVGASAPGADLRPAAVPPAAARTPGGAEGRDPA, from the coding sequence GTGCCTGCGGGGGACGGGGCGCGGGCCCGACGGCGGGCGCGCCGGTGGCTTGAGCGGGCCCGCCGGGCGGCGACGGCCCACCTGGAACGGGCCCGCCGGGAGGCGGACGATCTGCGCCGGCGGGCCTGGCAGGAGGGCTTTGCCCGCGGCGAGGCCGAGGGCCGGGCCCGGTGGGAGGCGGCCCAACGCCGGCTGGAGGAACAGGTCGCCTCGCAGCGCCGCGAACTCGAGGCCCGGTACCGGCGGCTGCTGGCCGCCTCGGCGGAGCCCCTGCTGGAGCTGGCGCTGGCCATCGCGCGGCGGGTGGCGGGCCAGCAGCTGGCGGCGGATCCGACCGCCCTGCGGGCCCAGGTGGAGGAGGCCCTCGCCCGCCTGGGTGCCGAGGGAGCCCGGGTGCTGCTCCACCCCGAGAGCCTGGCGCAACTGGAGGGCACGGCGCCGCTGGCGCCCGGGGTGGAGCTGGTGGGCGATCTCACCCTGGCCCCGGGGGACTTCCGCGTCGAGAGCCCCCGCGGGCAGGTCGACGGGCGGGTGGCGGCCCAGGTGGACCGATTGGGTCGGGTGCTGCGGGAGCAGGGGCTGGGTGCGGTCCCCCCGGTGGAGGGGGACGGCCTGACGGGGCCGGGCGCGGGCGGCGAGGCGCAGGAGCCGGGATCCGGTGCGGCCTCCCCGCATGAGGCAGCGGCCCCTGGGGGCGGTCCCGGGCCCGTGGGGGCGAGTGCCCCGGGAGCGGACCTCCGGCCCGCCGCGGTGCCGCCAGCCGCGGCCCGGACCCCCGGTGGGGCGGAGGGGAGGGATCCGGCGTGA
- the fliE gene encoding flagellar hook-basal body complex protein FliE, with the protein MSPWGVGWAGGVGAPSVAQGLAPAAGAPRTPVGGAETAAGDGPRFLRELARALAQLEGTVAEADAMAQRLVTGQVDDLSAVMVASEKARLAVELAVQLRNKALEAYQEIMRMPI; encoded by the coding sequence ATGAGCCCATGGGGCGTGGGATGGGCGGGCGGCGTGGGGGCGCCGTCCGTCGCGCAGGGCCTGGCGCCGGCCGCCGGTGCCCCGCGGACGCCGGTGGGCGGCGCCGAGACGGCCGCCGGCGACGGTCCCCGCTTCTTGCGGGAGCTGGCGCGGGCCCTGGCCCAACTGGAGGGGACGGTGGCCGAAGCCGACGCCATGGCCCAGCGGCTGGTGACGGGCCAGGTCGACGACCTGTCTGCGGTCATGGTGGCCAGCGAGAAGGCGCGGCTGGCCGTCGAGCTCGCCGTGCAGCTGCGCAACAAGGCGCTGGAGGCGTACCAGGAGATCATGCGGATGCCCATCTGA
- a CDS encoding flagellar hook capping FlgD N-terminal domain-containing protein has translation MSTLAASWAAAPAAARTGEGSSGSPVRTAAATTDLRSGDAARRAAGPGGLDPDAFFRLLAAQLRYQDPLQPMQDTAFVAQLAQLTQLEETRALRAAVSGLAALPLLGRAVAVTTADGERTGTVTGVRLDPAAPGLLLDGEPLAWADVLALRLVPQADPTKEGEAP, from the coding sequence GTGTCGACCCTGGCCGCCAGCTGGGCCGCCGCCCCCGCTGCGGCACGGACCGGCGAGGGGTCCTCCGGATCCCCCGTCCGCACCGCTGCGGCGACGACGGACTTGCGCTCCGGCGACGCGGCGAGACGGGCGGCCGGTCCCGGTGGTCTCGATCCCGACGCCTTCTTCCGGCTCCTGGCCGCGCAGCTGCGCTATCAGGATCCGCTCCAGCCCATGCAGGACACGGCCTTCGTGGCCCAGCTGGCCCAGCTCACCCAGCTGGAGGAGACCCGCGCCCTGCGGGCGGCGGTCTCCGGCCTGGCCGCGCTGCCGCTGCTCGGCCGGGCGGTGGCGGTGACCACCGCCGACGGCGAGCGGACCGGGACGGTCACGGGGGTCCGCCTCGACCCCGCCGCGCCGGGGCTGCTGCTGGACGGCGAGCCGCTGGCCTGGGCCGACGTGCTGGCACTGCGCCTGGTCCCCCAGGCCGACCCCACGAAGGAGGGTGAGGCGCCATGA
- a CDS encoding flagellar protein FliJ, which yields MAEREPFRLRRVWDVRRLQALARLAEWSRWQARAEEARREASRMEAERRRAAGALATVGASLPAVEMAARWREVEALGRRTEAAHGRARVLAQEAATRQREALNARQEEQAYQRLYWRHRERQRLEALRREQARVDEVAGRVAGGRGPHGGGWR from the coding sequence ATGGCCGAGCGCGAGCCCTTTCGCTTGCGACGGGTGTGGGACGTCCGGCGGCTGCAGGCGCTGGCGCGGCTCGCCGAGTGGAGCCGGTGGCAGGCGCGGGCGGAGGAGGCGCGCCGGGAGGCGAGCCGGATGGAGGCCGAGCGCCGGCGGGCGGCGGGCGCCCTGGCGACGGTGGGGGCCTCCCTCCCGGCGGTGGAGATGGCCGCCCGGTGGCGAGAGGTCGAGGCGCTGGGTCGGCGCACCGAGGCGGCCCACGGCCGGGCCCGGGTGCTAGCCCAGGAGGCGGCCACCCGCCAGCGCGAGGCGCTGAACGCCCGGCAGGAAGAACAGGCCTATCAGCGGCTCTACTGGCGCCACCGCGAGCGGCAACGCCTGGAGGCGCTGCGGCGGGAACAGGCCCGGGTCGACGAGGTCGCCGGGCGGGTGGCCGGGGGGAGGGGTCCGCATGGCGGCGGCTGGCGCTGA